The genomic window TATGTTCGGAGATGGAATCCTAGAAAATATCACTGATTCCAAATATATCAAACTATTTACCAATTTTTTAATCACGCCAATCCCCTTGCCGTCTAACTGCGAAAAATATTTTTCATTATTCATTTGCTCCACACCTTGTTTTTTTGCCGCCCTATCCATTAAATAAAAGGATAAAATTCCTACCCACTGTCCCAAAACATGCTCACTGTATCTTACCTTTGCTTTTTTAAACCCGGCCTCTGCCAATTTTTTTAAAAGCTCTTTACGGGAAAAATAATTTATATGCCCGGCATATTTTTTTGTCAGATCTTTTTTTAAACCAAAATTTTCCAAACAATGCCAATAGGAAAGCCAGTCGCCTTCGCAGGGCACAAAACAATAAAATACTCCGCCAGTTTTTAAAACCCTTTTAATTTCCGACAAAACCGCGTCCACGTCCTCAACATGCTCCAACACGTCATAAATCAGCACGGCTTCAAAAAAATTATCCGCGTAAGGCAATTTTGCGCTTTCGTTTAAAGCGTAAGTAACGCCGTCATTTTCTTTTTTAGCCAAACTTATCGCCGACTCACTGATATCACAGCCGTAACATTCCAATTCCGGACGAAGTTTTTTTATCGTTCTGATAAACTGGCCGGCCCCGCAACCCAATTCCAAAACACTTCCGGCCGCCGGCACGCCGCGCAAAGCCCGCAAACTTTGCTTTAAGCGAAAACTGGTCGGCGAACTCCATTTTAAATTCGCCACACCCTGTCCCCAGACGGATTTTTCGTAATCAAACATCTCCATAAACAGCTTCTAGTTTTTCAACATGCGTATCCCAGCTATATTTTTCAATTATTTTTTTGCGGCCATTTTCGCCCATTTGTTTTTTGGTTTCCGCCGGCATGGCCAGCACCTGTAAAATTTTAGCGGCCAAATCATCGGCCGATCCTTTGGCAAATAAAAGTCCGTCAACCCCGTCGGTAATTCTGTTTCTGATGGCCGGAATATCAGTGCCGACAACCGGCACTCCGCAGGACATAGCTTCAGAAACAACCATGCCGAATGATTCATAATCAGACGACAAAACAAAGCAATCGGAAATATTATAATAATCAGCCAAAAGCTGACTGTTGGCGCAAGCGCCGACAAATCTCACTTGGGAATAAATGCCCAATTCATTCGCCATTTTTACATATTTATCCAATTCATATCCCCCACCGACAACCACCAGCGCGATATTGGAGTCATTTATTTTTTTAATCGCTTCCAGCAAGAGGTCCAAGCGTTTGAGCGGAATCGGATTGCCCACAAATGAAATAATTTTTTTACCGCTCAAATCCTGCAAATCAACTTCGGATAAATCAACGCTCATTGGTTTAAAAATTTTCGTATCAACGCCGTTGGCAATCTCTGCCACATTTTCCGGTTTCACTTTTTTGGCATACTGCACGGTTTTAAAATAATCACTGTCAACCACAATGACTTTTTTCGCCCGGGAAAAAATAAACGGCGGCCAAACCAGATCATACATTTTTTGTAAAACGGATTTTATGCCGGTTGTTTGGGCATCCATGTGATAAGTGAGCACAAACGGCTTACGGCTGAAACAAAGCCATTCGGCGGCGCCATAAAACGGATAATGCAAGTGCACCAAATCAAAT from Patescibacteria group bacterium includes these protein-coding regions:
- a CDS encoding class I SAM-dependent methyltransferase, whose amino-acid sequence is MEMFDYEKSVWGQGVANLKWSSPTSFRLKQSLRALRGVPAAGSVLELGCGAGQFIRTIKKLRPELECYGCDISESAISLAKKENDGVTYALNESAKLPYADNFFEAVLIYDVLEHVEDVDAVLSEIKRVLKTGGVFYCFVPCEGDWLSYWHCLENFGLKKDLTKKYAGHINYFSRKELLKKLAEAGFKKAKVRYSEHVLGQWVGILSFYLMDRAAKKQGVEQMNNEKYFSQLDGKGIGVIKKLVNSLIYLESVIFSRIPSPNIHITMKKL
- a CDS encoding glycosyltransferase family 4 protein is translated as MKIAHIVSTFPPHLGGMGSVCWHEADLLSDKGHDVTVFTLKYPDTVYDDTINSFSVVRIPALFKYGDAGEIPQLAWHLKEFDLVHLHYPFYGAAEWLCFSRKPFVLTYHMDAQTTGIKSVLQKMYDLVWPPFIFSRAKKVIVVDSDYFKTVQYAKKVKPENVAEIANGVDTKIFKPMSVDLSEVDLQDLSGKKIISFVGNPIPLKRLDLLLEAIKKINDSNIALVVVGGGYELDKYVKMANELGIYSQVRFVGACANSQLLADYYNISDCFVLSSDYESFGMVVSEAMSCGVPVVGTDIPAIRNRITDGVDGLLFAKGSADDLAAKILQVLAMPAETKKQMGENGRKKIIEKYSWDTHVEKLEAVYGDV